In Centropristis striata isolate RG_2023a ecotype Rhode Island chromosome 5, C.striata_1.0, whole genome shotgun sequence, a single genomic region encodes these proteins:
- the kif3b gene encoding kinesin-like protein KIF3B, translating to MSKSKSSESVKVVVRCRPMNEKERAAKFERMVSVDVKLGQILVRNPREASANELPKVFTFDSVYDWNSKQLDLYDETFRPLVDSVLLGFNGTIFAYGQTGTGKTYTMEGVRNDPERRGVIPNSFEHIFTHISRSQNQQYLVRASYLEIYQEEIKDLLSKDQSRRLELKERPDTGVYVKDLSSFVTKSVREIEHVMNVGNQNRSVGATNMNEHSSRSHAIFVITVECSELGVDGENHIRVGKLNLVDLAGSERQTKTGAQGERLKEATKINLSLSALGNVISALVDGRSSHIPYRDSKLTRLLQDSLGGNARTVMVANIGPASYNVEETLTTLRYSNRAKNIKNKPRINEDPKDALLREFQEEIARLKEQLEKRSGKKKRRKQRRRGGEGSDGEELEEGETEDDDDEGDDKGDYWHEQQEKLERERKAIMEDHSLVAEEKVRLLQEKEKKMEDLKREREAGEMLAAKVKAMESKLLVGGKNIVDHTNEQQRMLELKRQEIAEQKRREREMQQQMESRDEETLELKETYSSLQQEVDIKTKKLKKLFAKLQAVKAEIHDIQEAHINERQELEQTQNELTRDLKLKHLIIENFIPLEEKNKIAHRAYFDEEDEYWKMKPITRMEDEHQMMTRPLSAVGYRRPLSHHARVAMMMRTDMRYKAENIIMLDMDLPARTTKEYQEPVIAPKVAAALENALRDEDEIQVDASGFHSSLGSTPPTSGSLKKPKSGRPRTGKKSSTPTSPFSPSSPGSPLYPQSRGLVPK from the exons ATGTCCAAGAGCAAGAGCTCCGAGTCGGTCAAGGTGGTCGTCCGCTGCCGCCCCATGAACGAGAAAGAACGAGCAGCCAAGTTTGAACGGATGGTCTCTGTCGACGTCAAACTGGGCCAAATTCTAGTGAGGAACCCCAGAGAGGCTTCGGCCAACGAACTCCCCAAAGTCTTCACCTTCGATTCGGTCTACGACTGGAACTCCAAACAGTTGGATCTGTACGATGAGACCTTCAGGCCCCTGGTGGACTCGGTTCTACTTGGGTTCAACGGGACCATTTTTGCCTACGGGCAGACTGGTACAGGGAAGACCTACACTATGGAGGGGGTGAGGAACGAtccggagaggagaggagtcatCCCCAACTCCTTTGAACACATCTTCACTCACATCTCACGCTCCCAGAACCAGCAGTACCTGGTGAGAGCTTCATATCTAGAGATCTACCAGGAGGAGATCAAAGACTTGCTCTCCAAGGACCAGTCGCGGCGTCTGGAGCTCAAAGAGAGGCCGGACACGGGCGTCTACGTTAAAGACCTTTCATCCTTCGTCACCAAGAGCGTCCGGGAGATCGAACACGTCATGAATGTGGGCAACCAGAACCGCTCGGTGGGCGCCACCAACATGAACGAGCACAGCTCCCGCTCCCACGCCATCTTCGTCATCACCGTCGAGTGTAGCGAGTTGGGCGTCGACGGGGAGAATCACATCAGAGTCGGGAAACTAAACCTGGTGGATTTAGCCGGGAGTGAACGTCAGACCAAGACTGGAGCTCAGGGAGAACGACTCAAAGAAGCCACGAAGATCAATCTGTCACTTTCAGCTCTGGGGAACGTGATATCGGCGCTGGTGGACGGGCGCAGCAGCCACATCCCCTACCGGGACTCTAAGCTCACCCGCCTGCTGCAGGACTCTCTGGGGGGGAACGCTCGCACCGTCATGGTGGCCAACATCGGCCCGGCGTCCTACAACGTGGAGGAGACGCTGACCACGCTACGCTACTCCAACAGGGCCAAGAACATCAAGAACAAACCTCGGATCAACGAGGACCCCAAGGACGCCCTGCTCAGGGAGTTCCAGGAGGAGATCGCCAGGCTGAAGGAGCAGCTGGAGAAACGCTcgggaaagaagaagaggaggaagcagaggaggagaggcggGGAGGGGAGCGACggagaggagctggaggaagGAGAGACGGAAGACGACGATGACGAAGGAGACGATAAAGGAGATTACTGGCACGAGcagcaggagaagctggagagagagaggaaggccATCATGGAGGACCACAGTCTGGTGGCCGAGGAGAAAGTTCGGCTGCttcaggagaaagagaagaagatggAAGATCtgaagagggagagggaggccGGAGAGATGCTGGCCGCCAAAGTCAAG GCGATGGAGAGTAAACTGCTGGTTGGAGGGAAGAACATCGTGGATCACACCAACGAGCAGCAGAGGATGCTGGAGCTGAAGAGGCAGGAGATCGCTGAACAG aaacgcagagagcgagagatgcagcagcagatGGAGTCCCGTGATGAGGAGACTCTGGAGCTGAAGGAGACCTACAGCTCTCTGCAGCAGGAGGTCGACATCAAGACCAAGAAGCTGAAAAAG CTGTTTGCCAAGCTGCAGGCGGTGAAGGCAGAAATCCACGACATCCAGGAGGCTCACATCAACGAGCGCCAGGAGCTGGAGCAGACCCAGAACGAGCTCACCAGGGACCTCAAGCTCAA ACATCTGATCATCGAGAACTTCATTCCCTTAGAGGAAAAGAACAAAATCGCCCACAGAGCTTACtttgatgaggaggatgaaTACTGGAAGATGAAGCCCATCACACGAATGGAGGA CGAGCACCAGATGATGACCAGACCTCTGTCTGCTGTCGGCTACAGGAGGCCTCTCAGCCACCACGCTCGCGTGGCCATGATGATGAGGACCGACATGAGATACAAA GCTGAAAACATCATCATGCTGGACATGGACCTGCCTGCGCGGACTACTAAAGAGTATCAGGAGCCAGTTATCGCCCCAAAGGTGGCGGCAGCTCTGGAGAACGCTCTCAGGGACGAGGACGAGATCCAGGTCGACGCCTCAGGCTTCCACAGCAGCCTGGGATCAACCCCACCCACCAGTGGGAGCCTCAAGAAACCAAAGTCTGG TCGACCAAGAACAGGCAAGAAGTCGAGCACCCCGACCTCTCCGTTCAGCCCCTCCAGCCCAGGATCCCCCCTCTACCCTCAGTCCAGAGGCCTGGTGCCCAAGTGA